One window of Panulirus ornatus isolate Po-2019 chromosome 13, ASM3632096v1, whole genome shotgun sequence genomic DNA carries:
- the LOC139752669 gene encoding protein MANBAL produces the protein MAIDPSLTETDIFDEVLKYGLFLGAIFQLVCIGAVMFVPSRDDKRDGDSSDDDGSEHGSPHTSPPHRGHNQHHRRKQDKKKRR, from the exons ATGGCGATCGATCCGTCTCTTACAGAGACTGACATTTTTGATGAAGTGTTGAAATATGGCCTCTTTCTAGGTGCCATATTTCAGCTGGTGTGCATCGGGGCAGTAATGTTCGTGCCTAGTAGGGATGACAAGAGG GATGGGGATTCGAGTGACGATGATGGTTCTGAACATGGTTCTCCTCACACTTCTCCGCCCCACCGGGGTCACAATCAACACCATCGTCGCAAGCAAGACAAGAAGAAGAGACGATGA